The Triticum aestivum cultivar Chinese Spring chromosome 3A, IWGSC CS RefSeq v2.1, whole genome shotgun sequence genome includes a region encoding these proteins:
- the LOC123058498 gene encoding uncharacterized protein, with amino-acid sequence MGNFASCTLARIPGAAKGARVVLPDGGLRLVRPPATAAELMLEAPGHFLADARALQAGRRIEALAADEDLELGGVYAAFPMKRLGSKAAPADVARLAAVFAREAHGRRPASAKVAAIVVAPPEAASVAAEADLAPVRAPRLDEMAVDDEAAAAEIGELKQRISGGRLSRRRPTLETIHEESYAALAC; translated from the coding sequence ATGGGGAACTTCGCGTCCTGCACGCTGGCCAGGATCCCCGGGGCGGCCAAGGGCGCCAGAGTCGTGCTCCCCGACGGCGGGCTCAGGCTCGTCAGGCCCCCGGCCACGGCGGCGGAGCTCATGCTCGAGGCGCCGGGCCATTTCCTGGCCGACGCGCGCGCGCTGCAGGCGGGCCGCCGGATCGAGGCGCTCGCGGCTGACGAAGACCTCGAGCTCGGCGGCGTCTACGCCGCCTTCCCCATGAAGCGGCTCGGCTCCAAGGCCGCGcccgccgacgtggcacgcctggCCGCCGTTTTCGCCAGGGAGGCTCATGGCCGGAGGCCTGCCTCGGCCAAGGTGGCGGCCATCGTCGTGGCGCCGCCCGAGGCGGCTTCCGTTGCCGCCGAGGCGGACCTCGCGCCGGTCAGGGCGCCGCGGTTGGATGAGATGGCCGTGGACGACGAGGCGGCTGCGGCGGAGATCGGGGAGCTCAAGCAACGGATTAGCGGCGGCCGCTTGTCGAGGCGGCGGCCGACGTTGGAGACCATACACGAGGAGAGCTACGCCGCGCTAGCATGCTAA
- the LOC123058496 gene encoding uncharacterized protein produces the protein MGNLASCMLAMIPGAAKDVRIVLPGGGLWLVRPPATAAELMLEAPGHFLADARALQAGRRIEALAADEDLELGRVYAAFPMKRLGSKAVPADVFASEAHARRPASAKVADIVVAPPGVASVAAEADVGPVRTPRLDEMAVDNEAAGAETEELNQRIRGGRLSRRRPTLETIHEESYAALPC, from the coding sequence ATGGGGAACTTGGCGTCCTGCATGCTGGCCATGATCCCCGGGGCGGCCAAGGACGTCAGGATCGTGCTCCCCGGTGGCGGGCTGTGGCTGGTCAGGCCCCCGGCGACGGCGGCTGAGCTGATGCTCGAGGCGCCGGGCCATTTTCTGGCCGACGCGCGCGCGCTGCAGGCGGGGCGCCGGATCGAGGCGCTTGCGGCTGATGAGGACCTCGAGCTCGGGAGAGTCTACGCCGCCTTCCCCATGAAGCGGCTTGGCTCCAAGGCCGTGCCCGCCGACGTTTTCGCCAGCGAGGCTCATGCCCGGAGGCCCGCTTCGGCCAAGGTGGCGGACATCGTCGTGGCGCCGCCCGGGGTGGCTTCCGTTGCCGCCGAGGCGGACGTCGGGCCGGTCAGGACGCCGCGGTTGGATGAGATGGCCGTGGACAACGAAGCGGCTGGGGCAGAGACCGAAGAGCTCAATCAACGGATACGTGGCGGTCGCTTGTCGAGGCGGCGGCCCACGTTGGAGACTATACACGAGGAGAGCTACGCCGCACTACCATGCTAA
- the LOC123058497 gene encoding uncharacterized protein, with the protein MGKLSAGTCTMEGLLMLLAVSQMGICCAANIYSWGHSCFGSSVGIENPILVIKDLKVDGLHAIEVYRSDGKLSSLSDLVDTYELLKLGGSDYHGRDDKEEPDIGSVDLPVLAFFRFLEVAQPICCNAIKEIFANTTERS; encoded by the exons ATGGGCAAGCTTTCAGCAGGTACTTGTACGATGGAGGGCCTGCTTATGCTAC TGGCAGTGAGCCAGATGGGAATCTGTTGTGCAGCTAATATATACAGCTGGGGGCATAGCTGTTTTGGCTCATCCGTGGGCATTGAAAATCCTATTCTTGTGATAAAGGATTTGAAAGTTGATGGTCTGCATGCTATTGAGGTCTATCGAAGCGATGGAAAACTATCTA GTTTGAGTGATCTGGTTGATACTTATGAGCTTCTGAAGCTCGGTGGATCAGATTACCATGGACGAGATGACAAGGAAGAACCTGATATAGGAAGCGTTGATCTTCCAGTCTTGGCATTTTTTAGATTTCTTGAGGTAGCTCAACCAATTTGCTGCAATGCTATCAAGGAAATTTTTGCAAACACCACTGAAAGATCATAA